From one Sphingomonas sp. BT-65 genomic stretch:
- the nuoF gene encoding NADH-quinone oxidoreductase subunit NuoF, with product MLADKDRIFTNLYGYQPWTLDAAIKRGDWDNTKKLLEIGQDAIIEQVKASGLRGRGGAGFPTGMKWSFMPKNPTPERPSFLVINADESEPGSCKDREIIRHDPHKLLEGALVAGFAMRARAAYIYIRGEYIREAETLFAAIEEAYAKGLLGKNACGSGYDFDVFCHRGAGAYICGEETAMIESLEGKKGQPRLKPPFPAGAGLYGCPTTVNNVESIAVVPTILRRSPEWFASFGAENNRGTKLFQISGHVEKPCVVEEAMSIPFRELIEKHCGGIRGGWDNLLAVIPGGSSVPLVPAEQIMDCPMDFDGLKALGSGLGTAAVIVMDKSTDIVKAISRISYFYKHESCGQCTPCREGTGWMWRVMERLRTGDADISEIDTLYNVTKQVEGHTICALGDAAAWPIQGLIKHFRPEIERRITEKQGGGLGTMQEAAE from the coding sequence GTGCTCGCTGACAAGGATCGCATCTTCACCAACCTCTACGGCTACCAGCCGTGGACCCTCGACGCTGCCATCAAGCGCGGGGATTGGGACAATACCAAGAAGCTGCTCGAGATCGGCCAGGACGCGATCATCGAGCAGGTCAAGGCCTCGGGCCTGCGCGGCCGCGGCGGCGCGGGCTTCCCGACCGGCATGAAGTGGTCGTTCATGCCCAAGAACCCGACCCCCGAGCGTCCGAGCTTCCTGGTGATCAACGCCGACGAGTCCGAACCCGGCTCGTGCAAGGACCGCGAGATCATCCGCCACGATCCGCACAAGCTGCTCGAAGGCGCGCTGGTCGCGGGCTTCGCGATGCGCGCGCGCGCGGCCTATATCTACATCCGCGGCGAATATATCCGCGAAGCCGAGACGCTGTTCGCGGCGATCGAGGAGGCCTACGCCAAGGGCCTGCTCGGCAAGAATGCCTGCGGCTCGGGCTATGATTTCGACGTGTTCTGCCATCGCGGCGCGGGCGCCTACATCTGCGGCGAAGAGACCGCGATGATCGAGAGCCTGGAGGGCAAGAAGGGCCAGCCGCGGCTCAAGCCCCCGTTCCCGGCGGGCGCCGGCCTCTATGGCTGCCCGACCACGGTCAACAATGTCGAGAGCATCGCGGTCGTCCCCACGATCCTGCGCCGCTCGCCCGAATGGTTCGCGAGCTTCGGCGCGGAGAACAACCGCGGCACCAAGCTTTTCCAGATCAGCGGCCATGTCGAGAAGCCGTGCGTGGTCGAGGAAGCGATGAGCATCCCGTTCCGCGAGCTGATCGAGAAGCATTGCGGCGGCATCCGCGGCGGCTGGGACAATCTCCTCGCGGTGATCCCCGGCGGCTCCTCGGTGCCTTTGGTGCCGGCCGAGCAGATCATGGACTGCCCGATGGATTTCGACGGGCTCAAGGCGCTCGGTTCGGGCCTCGGCACCGCGGCGGTGATCGTGATGGACAAGTCCACCGACATCGTGAAGGCGATCAGCCGCATCTCCTACTTCTACAAGCATGAGAGCTGCGGCCAGTGCACCCCGTGCCGTGAAGGAACCGGCTGGATGTGGCGCGTGATGGAGCGGCTGCGCACCGGCGACGCCGACATCAGCGAGATCGACACGCTCTACAACGTCACCAAGCAGGTCGAGGGTCACACCATCTGCGCGCTCGGCGACGCGGCGGCCTGGCCGATCCAAGGCCTGATCAAGCATTTCCGTCCGGAGATCGAGCGCCGGATCACGGAGAAGCAGGGTGGCGGGCTCGGCACGATGCAGGAGGCGGCGGAATGA
- a CDS encoding NAD(P)H-dependent oxidoreductase subunit E — protein MADANAIEDTPELRARWGGFAWTAENAAKAATIRARYPAGRQQSCTIPYLDLAQRQVGAETDTQGWLPIPVIEFVAKELDLAVIRVLEVATFYTMFNLHPVGKYHVQVCGTTPCWLRGSDDVFSACKNRGMAKGKTTPDGLFTLTEVECMGNCSSAPMVQINDDNYEDLDYDRTVAILDALASGQQPKTGTQEPGRHTVEPLGGPTTLKQMVDANHDYRGNGDA, from the coding sequence ATGGCCGACGCAAACGCAATCGAAGATACGCCGGAGCTCCGCGCACGCTGGGGCGGGTTCGCCTGGACGGCCGAGAACGCTGCCAAGGCCGCGACCATCCGCGCGCGCTATCCCGCCGGGCGGCAGCAGAGCTGCACCATCCCCTATCTCGACCTCGCCCAGCGTCAGGTCGGGGCTGAGACGGACACCCAGGGCTGGCTGCCGATCCCGGTGATCGAGTTCGTCGCAAAGGAACTGGACCTTGCAGTGATCCGCGTGCTCGAGGTCGCGACCTTCTACACGATGTTCAACCTGCACCCGGTGGGCAAATACCATGTGCAGGTGTGCGGCACGACGCCGTGCTGGCTGCGCGGGTCGGACGACGTGTTCTCGGCCTGCAAGAACCGCGGCATGGCCAAGGGCAAGACCACGCCCGACGGCCTGTTCACGCTGACCGAGGTCGAGTGCATGGGCAATTGCTCGTCGGCGCCGATGGTCCAGATCAACGACGACAATTACGAAGACCTCGACTACGACCGCACGGTCGCGATCCTCGATGCGCTGGCCAGCGGGCAGCAGCCCAAGACCGGCACGCAGGAGCCGGGCCGCCACACCGTCGAGCCGCTCGGCGGGCCGACTACGCTCAAGCAGATGGTTGATGCCAACCACGATTACCGGGGGAATGGTGATGCCTGA
- a CDS encoding nuclear transport factor 2 family protein: MTEAPTRIATAHEMIARYNAQDADAYVELMTDDACEAGYRGAVLREGREGVRSGLAAMFAQFPQNRADILASYELGETVLLHETVSRAPDGERFEVMSIYTFSGDKVSRVEFIR; the protein is encoded by the coding sequence ATGACTGAAGCTCCCACTCGCATCGCCACCGCGCATGAGATGATCGCGCGCTACAATGCGCAGGACGCCGACGCCTATGTCGAGCTGATGACCGACGATGCCTGCGAGGCGGGCTATCGCGGCGCGGTGCTGCGCGAGGGCAGGGAAGGCGTCCGTTCGGGCCTCGCGGCCATGTTCGCCCAGTTCCCGCAGAACCGCGCCGACATCCTCGCCAGCTACGAGCTGGGTGAGACGGTGCTGCTCCACGAAACGGTCTCGCGCGCGCCCGATGGCGAGCGGTTCGAGGTCATGTCCATCTACACCTTCAGCGGCGACAAGGTGAGCCGCGTGGAGTTCATCCGCTAA
- a CDS encoding NADH-quinone oxidoreductase subunit D encodes MAEYLDEIAGRTSDSDPTVGDTEIANYTINFGPQHPAAHGVLRLVTELDGEIIERIDPHVGLLHRGTEKLIEYKTYTQALPYMDRLDYCSPLAMEHSFVLAVEKLLDLEVPVRAQYLRVFFAELTRICNHMLNLGSHVMDVGAMTPNLWMFEIREDCLNFFERMSGARMHHNYLRPGGVHQDVPLKLLTDIADWLDTRLPRLFGDAISLVAENRIFKQRNVDIAIVNRDDAIKWGFSGPMIRAAGIPWDLRKSQPYDVYDRMDFEIPVGTRGDCYDRFMVRVEEVYQSARIMKQCLNEMPGGPIASLDRKVVPPKRAEMKSSMEALIHHFKLYTEGFHVPAGEVYVATESPKGEFGIYMVSDGSNKPYRCKIRPTAFSHLQAMDFMSRGHMLADITAILGAMDIVFGECDR; translated from the coding sequence ATGGCCGAGTATCTCGACGAAATCGCCGGCCGCACCAGCGACAGCGACCCCACCGTCGGCGACACGGAGATCGCCAACTACACGATCAACTTCGGCCCGCAGCATCCGGCGGCGCACGGCGTGCTGCGCCTCGTCACCGAGCTCGACGGCGAGATCATCGAGCGCATCGATCCGCATGTCGGCCTGCTCCACCGCGGCACCGAGAAGCTGATCGAGTACAAGACCTATACCCAGGCGCTCCCCTATATGGACCGCCTCGACTATTGTTCGCCGCTGGCGATGGAGCACAGCTTCGTGCTCGCGGTCGAGAAGCTGCTCGACCTCGAAGTGCCGGTCCGCGCCCAGTATCTGCGCGTGTTCTTCGCTGAGCTGACGCGCATCTGCAATCACATGCTGAATCTCGGTTCGCACGTGATGGACGTCGGCGCGATGACGCCGAACCTGTGGATGTTCGAGATCCGCGAGGACTGTCTCAACTTCTTCGAGCGCATGTCCGGCGCGCGCATGCACCACAATTACCTGCGCCCCGGCGGCGTCCATCAGGATGTGCCGCTCAAGCTGCTCACCGACATCGCCGACTGGCTCGACACGCGCCTGCCGCGGCTGTTCGGCGATGCGATCAGCCTGGTCGCGGAGAACCGCATCTTCAAGCAGCGCAACGTCGACATCGCGATCGTCAATCGCGACGACGCGATCAAATGGGGCTTCTCCGGCCCGATGATCCGCGCCGCGGGCATCCCGTGGGACCTGCGCAAGTCGCAGCCTTATGACGTCTATGATCGCATGGATTTCGAGATCCCGGTCGGCACGCGCGGCGACTGCTACGACCGCTTCATGGTCCGCGTCGAGGAAGTCTATCAGTCCGCGCGCATCATGAAGCAGTGCCTCAACGAGATGCCCGGCGGGCCGATCGCCTCGCTCGACCGCAAGGTGGTGCCGCCCAAGCGCGCCGAGATGAAGAGCTCGATGGAAGCGCTGATCCACCACTTCAAGCTCTATACCGAGGGCTTCCACGTCCCCGCGGGCGAAGTCTATGTCGCGACCGAAAGCCCCAAGGGCGAGTTCGGCATCTACATGGTCAGCGACGGTTCCAATAAGCCGTACCGCTGCAAGATCCGCCCGACCGCGTTCAGCCACCTCCAGGCGATGGACTTCATGTCGCGCGGCCACATGCTGGCGGATATCACCGCCATTTTGGGCGCGATGGACATCGTGTTCGGGGAGTGCGACCGGTGA
- a CDS encoding NADH-quinone oxidoreductase subunit C, which produces MRAPAPKYAANDGVIAAAQAALGDMLVEATDLVGEVNLTVKRESLVEAMIALRDGAMLQYQALMEIAGVDYPARPERFDVCYMLLSYTRNHRIRVRVTTDEVKPVPTVTGIWPVAGWLEREVYDMYGVLFEGNSDLRRILTDYGFRGHPQRKDFPLSGYVELRYSEEAKRVVYEPVQLAQDFRNFDFMSPWEGAQYVLPGDEKAPPPPTAAAPAPPPPKPVAAVPEAKGAPSPVTADQVVKADAAAKPVRARVRKPKTSDSPADTGAGKASPEAGAKPADPDVVKKPRKPAKPRAKKGEGEA; this is translated from the coding sequence GTGAGGGCTCCCGCTCCGAAATATGCCGCCAATGACGGCGTGATCGCGGCTGCCCAGGCCGCGCTCGGCGACATGCTGGTCGAGGCGACCGATCTGGTTGGCGAGGTCAACCTGACCGTGAAGCGCGAGTCCCTGGTCGAGGCGATGATCGCGCTGCGCGACGGCGCGATGCTGCAGTACCAGGCGCTGATGGAGATCGCCGGGGTCGACTATCCTGCGCGGCCCGAGCGGTTCGACGTCTGCTACATGCTGCTGAGCTACACCCGCAACCACCGCATCCGCGTGCGCGTGACCACTGACGAGGTGAAGCCGGTGCCGACCGTCACCGGCATCTGGCCGGTCGCCGGCTGGCTCGAGCGCGAAGTCTACGACATGTACGGCGTGCTGTTCGAGGGTAACTCGGACCTGCGCCGCATCCTCACCGATTACGGCTTCCGCGGCCATCCGCAGCGCAAGGACTTCCCGCTCTCGGGCTATGTCGAGCTGCGCTATTCGGAAGAGGCCAAGCGCGTGGTGTACGAGCCGGTCCAGCTCGCGCAGGATTTCCGCAACTTCGACTTCATGAGCCCGTGGGAGGGCGCGCAGTACGTGCTACCGGGCGACGAGAAGGCGCCTCCGCCGCCCACTGCCGCCGCGCCCGCACCGCCGCCTCCCAAACCCGTCGCCGCGGTGCCCGAGGCGAAGGGTGCGCCCTCGCCGGTCACCGCCGATCAGGTGGTCAAGGCCGACGCTGCCGCCAAGCCGGTCAGGGCGCGCGTGCGCAAGCCCAAGACCAGCGACAGCCCCGCCGACACGGGCGCCGGCAAGGCCTCGCCCGAGGCCGGTGCCAAGCCCGCCGACCCCGATGTCGTGAAGAAGCCCCGCAAGCCCGCCAAGCCGCGCGCGAAGAAGGGGGAGGGTGAAGCATAA
- a CDS encoding NADH-quinone oxidoreductase subunit B family protein, whose amino-acid sequence MAGQPMVAPDQTFFNDLNGELGDKGFLVTSTEDLFQWARTGSLWWMTFGLACCAVEMIHVNMPRYDMERFGAAPRASPRQSDVMIVAGTLCNKMAPALRRVYDQMSEPKYVISMGSCANGGGYYHYSYSVVRGCDRIVPVDIYVPGCPPTAEALLYGVMQLQRKIRRSGTVTR is encoded by the coding sequence ATGGCCGGACAGCCGATGGTGGCGCCCGACCAGACGTTCTTCAACGACCTCAACGGCGAGCTCGGCGACAAGGGCTTCCTTGTCACCTCGACCGAGGACCTGTTCCAGTGGGCGCGCACCGGATCGCTGTGGTGGATGACCTTCGGCCTCGCCTGCTGCGCGGTCGAGATGATCCACGTCAACATGCCGCGCTACGACATGGAGCGCTTCGGCGCCGCCCCGCGCGCTTCGCCGCGGCAGTCGGACGTGATGATCGTCGCGGGCACTTTGTGCAACAAGATGGCCCCGGCGCTGCGCCGCGTCTACGACCAGATGTCGGAGCCCAAATACGTCATCTCGATGGGCAGCTGCGCCAATGGCGGCGGCTATTACCACTATAGCTACAGCGTCGTGCGCGGCTGCGACCGCATCGTCCCGGTCGACATCTACGTCCCGGGCTGCCCGCCGACCGCCGAGGCGCTGCTCTACGGCGTGATGCAGCTCCAGCGGAAGATCCGCCGTTCGGGCACGGTGACGCGGTGA
- the ndhC gene encoding NADH-quinone oxidoreductase subunit A: MVDLSEYLPILLFLGVALVLSSAFVFLPMIAARFTGTHQPYPEKLTEYECGFPAFEDSRSQFDVRFYLVAILFIIFDLEAAFLYPWAVTVFELGWAAWISMMIFIAELALGLAYAWKVGALDWE, from the coding sequence TTGGTCGACCTGTCAGAATATCTGCCGATCCTGCTGTTTCTGGGGGTCGCGCTGGTGCTGTCGAGCGCCTTCGTGTTCCTGCCGATGATCGCCGCGCGCTTCACCGGCACGCACCAGCCATACCCTGAGAAGCTCACCGAATATGAGTGCGGCTTCCCGGCGTTCGAGGATTCGCGCAGCCAGTTCGACGTGCGCTTCTACCTGGTGGCGATCCTCTTCATCATCTTCGACCTCGAAGCGGCGTTCCTCTACCCTTGGGCGGTCACCGTGTTCGAGCTCGGCTGGGCGGCGTGGATCTCGATGATGATCTTCATCGCCGAACTCGCGCTGGGCCTCGCCTATGCGTGGAAAGTCGGGGCGCTGGATTGGGAATGA
- a CDS encoding YbjN domain-containing protein has protein sequence MQFYAGFSKTKMDAAKMNEWNRDKRWGRAYIDKEGDPVIEMDINMAPGGMERALFADSLDIWSKLLGEFRTRVFAD, from the coding sequence GTGCAATTCTACGCCGGTTTCAGCAAGACGAAGATGGACGCCGCCAAGATGAACGAGTGGAATCGCGACAAGCGCTGGGGCCGTGCCTATATCGACAAGGAGGGGGATCCGGTCATCGAGATGGACATCAACATGGCTCCGGGCGGCATGGAGCGCGCGCTGTTTGCCGACAGTCTGGATATCTGGTCAAAGTTGCTCGGCGAATTTCGGACACGAGTGTTCGCCGACTAG
- a CDS encoding inositol monophosphatase family protein: protein MVSHSGLITVIERAARKAGPRLRRDFNEVQHLQVSRKGPADFVSMADKRAEETLVEELRKARPDWGFLLEEGGVIEGDPDKPRWIIDPLDGTSNFLHGIPHFCMSIAVEDPRGAQGKPEITHGYIYQPITDESFWAEKGRGAWLQDQRLRVSARKDMADALIATGIPFLGHGNFAEWSRIFGAVAPEVAGIRRFGSAALDLAWVAAGRFDGFWESKLNAWDIAAGILIVREAGGFVTDFRGQDNALAKGEVLAANDQLHSKLHKLLANSLR from the coding sequence ATGGTTTCCCACTCCGGCCTCATCACCGTCATCGAGCGCGCCGCGCGCAAGGCGGGGCCGCGGCTGCGACGCGACTTCAACGAGGTCCAGCACCTCCAGGTGAGCCGCAAGGGGCCGGCCGATTTCGTGTCGATGGCCGACAAGCGCGCCGAGGAGACCCTGGTCGAGGAATTGCGCAAGGCGCGGCCCGACTGGGGCTTCCTGCTCGAAGAGGGCGGGGTGATCGAGGGCGACCCCGACAAGCCGCGCTGGATCATCGATCCGCTCGACGGCACCAGCAACTTCCTCCACGGCATCCCGCATTTCTGCATGTCGATCGCGGTCGAGGACCCCCGCGGCGCGCAGGGCAAGCCCGAGATCACGCATGGCTATATCTACCAGCCGATCACCGACGAGAGCTTCTGGGCCGAGAAGGGCCGCGGCGCCTGGCTGCAGGACCAGCGGCTGCGCGTCTCGGCGCGCAAGGACATGGCCGACGCGCTGATCGCGACCGGCATCCCGTTCCTCGGCCATGGCAATTTCGCCGAGTGGAGCCGCATCTTCGGCGCGGTCGCGCCCGAGGTCGCCGGCATCCGCCGCTTCGGCTCGGCCGCGCTCGATCTCGCCTGGGTTGCGGCGGGCCGTTTCGACGGCTTCTGGGAGAGCAAGCTCAACGCCTGGGACATCGCCGCGGGCATCCTGATCGTCAGGGAAGCGGGCGGCTTCGTCACCGACTTTCGCGGGCAGGACAATGCGCTGGCCAAGGGCGAGGTGCTCGCCGCCAACGACCAGCTCCATTCCAAGCTGCACAAGCTGCTGGCGAATTCGCTGCGCTGA
- the efp gene encoding elongation factor P: MKISGVDIRPGNIIEYEGGIWRAVKIQHTQPGKGGAYMQVEMKNLRDGRKNNVRFRSAETVERIRLDTKDFQFLYPEGDMLVFMDKETYDQTTLPRDLLGDAAAFLQDGMDVVMELYEEEAISVQLPDTIEATIVEADAVVKGQTASSSYKPAILDNGVRIMVPPHIASGTRIVVDVYEQTYVRRAD, translated from the coding sequence ATGAAGATCAGCGGCGTGGACATCCGTCCCGGCAACATCATCGAATATGAAGGCGGCATCTGGCGCGCGGTCAAGATCCAGCACACGCAGCCGGGCAAGGGCGGCGCGTACATGCAGGTCGAGATGAAGAACCTGCGCGACGGCCGCAAGAACAACGTCCGCTTCCGCTCGGCCGAGACCGTCGAGCGCATCCGGCTCGACACCAAGGATTTCCAGTTCCTCTATCCCGAGGGCGACATGCTCGTCTTCATGGACAAGGAAACCTATGACCAGACCACGCTGCCGCGCGACCTGCTCGGCGACGCCGCGGCGTTCCTGCAGGACGGCATGGACGTGGTCATGGAGCTCTATGAGGAAGAGGCGATCAGTGTCCAGCTGCCCGACACGATCGAGGCGACGATCGTCGAGGCCGATGCCGTGGTGAAGGGCCAGACCGCCTCGTCGAGCTACAAGCCCGCGATCCTCGACAATGGCGTGCGCATCATGGTCCCGCCGCACATCGCTTCGGGCACGCGCATCGTCGTTGACGTGTACGAGCAGACCTACGTACGGCGCGCTGACTGA
- a CDS encoding M23 family metallopeptidase, with protein sequence MSVLRIVGWTVFACAAGVILFLAATIRVIEPQPEAPPAQSAEPPPVVEAGPAPAFLVPVQGVDVATLHSNWGEARGGMRGHQGLDIMAPAGTPVVAAADGMVEKLYFSKGGGGVTLYQRAAGGRWMLYYAHLRGYAPGMAEGRQVRAGETLAYVGDTGNAGPGNYHLHFAVATMAPGERWWQGTPVDPYPLLAGAPSPR encoded by the coding sequence ATGAGCGTGCTGCGGATCGTCGGCTGGACCGTGTTCGCCTGTGCTGCGGGCGTGATCCTGTTCCTCGCTGCGACGATCCGCGTCATCGAGCCGCAGCCCGAAGCGCCGCCTGCACAGAGTGCTGAGCCGCCTCCCGTCGTGGAAGCCGGACCCGCACCCGCCTTCCTCGTGCCGGTGCAGGGCGTCGACGTCGCGACGCTGCACAGCAATTGGGGCGAGGCGCGCGGCGGCATGCGCGGGCACCAGGGTCTCGACATCATGGCGCCTGCCGGCACGCCGGTGGTCGCCGCGGCCGACGGCATGGTGGAGAAGCTCTATTTCTCCAAGGGCGGCGGGGGCGTGACGCTCTACCAGCGCGCCGCGGGCGGGCGCTGGATGCTCTACTATGCCCATCTGCGCGGCTATGCGCCGGGCATGGCCGAGGGACGGCAGGTCCGCGCGGGCGAGACGCTCGCCTATGTCGGCGACACCGGCAATGCCGGGCCGGGCAATTATCACCTCCATTTCGCGGTCGCGACGATGGCGCCGGGCGAGCGCTGGTGGCAGGGAACGCCGGTGGACCCTTATCCGCTGCTTGCGGGAGCGCCGTCTCCCCGCTAA
- a CDS encoding L,D-transpeptidase, which yields MRSVIAGIVGTVALAGTAALGQQASQPKKTATATAQRPVLSQDILHVQVILDHLGFPPGVLDGREGQSLTAALKGFQISRQLPVTGKADQLTLQALHQHRAIRPTRFIRLTPEMLAGPYVRPFPKDPQAQAKLKTMGYRSALEKLAEMFHTTPEVLIELNSPDTHLAPGVPVQFPNAIPASRNYPADLKPEWRKTLDDLNVNAVQPKAGRIVVDKSDKVLRVFGRDGKLAAQFNVTTGSTKDPLPIGSWKVRGIATNPDFHYNPKLFWDVSDKKPEALLPPGPNSPVGVVWIDLSKEHYGIHGTPEPHLIGRSESHGCIRLANWDAARLALMVEPGTPAVFQE from the coding sequence GTGCGAAGCGTGATTGCGGGGATCGTCGGGACGGTGGCGCTGGCCGGAACGGCGGCGCTTGGGCAACAGGCAAGCCAACCGAAAAAGACCGCGACCGCGACCGCGCAGCGCCCAGTGCTCAGCCAGGATATCCTGCATGTGCAGGTCATCCTCGACCATCTCGGCTTCCCGCCCGGCGTTCTCGATGGGCGCGAGGGCCAGTCGCTCACCGCCGCGCTCAAGGGTTTCCAGATCTCGCGCCAGCTTCCGGTGACAGGCAAGGCCGACCAGCTAACGCTCCAGGCGCTGCATCAGCACCGCGCGATCCGGCCGACGCGTTTCATCCGGCTCACCCCCGAAATGCTCGCCGGCCCCTATGTGCGGCCGTTCCCCAAGGACCCGCAGGCGCAGGCCAAGCTCAAGACGATGGGCTATCGCTCGGCGCTGGAGAAGCTCGCGGAGATGTTCCACACCACGCCCGAGGTGCTGATCGAGCTCAACAGCCCCGACACCCATCTCGCGCCCGGTGTGCCGGTGCAGTTCCCCAACGCCATCCCCGCCTCGCGCAACTATCCGGCGGATCTGAAGCCCGAATGGCGCAAGACGCTGGATGACCTCAACGTCAACGCCGTCCAGCCCAAGGCAGGGCGCATCGTCGTCGACAAGTCCGACAAGGTGCTGCGCGTGTTCGGCAGGGACGGCAAGCTCGCCGCGCAGTTCAACGTCACCACGGGCAGCACCAAAGATCCGCTGCCGATCGGCAGCTGGAAGGTCCGCGGCATCGCGACCAATCCGGATTTCCACTATAATCCCAAGCTTTTCTGGGATGTTTCCGACAAGAAGCCTGAAGCGTTGCTGCCGCCCGGCCCTAACAGTCCGGTGGGCGTGGTGTGGATCGATCTCAGCAAGGAGCATTACGGCATCCACGGCACGCCCGAGCCCCATCTGATCGGCCGCAGCGAAAGCCATGGCTGCATCCGCCTGGCCAACTGGGACGCGGCGCGGCTGGCGCTGATGGTCGAGCCGGGGACGCCCGCGGTGTTCCAGGAATGA
- a CDS encoding low affinity iron permease family protein codes for MLDRIFTVVAGRIAALSGQPLAFIVAVLLIIVWGATGPMFGYSDTWQLIVNTSTTIVTFLMVFLIQNSQNRDAAAMQAKLDELIRAVDKARGQFVGIEHMSDTEIERIRHDLEEECRIEEEGGKVYHKPKPTETVERLRRRY; via the coding sequence TTGCTCGACCGTATCTTCACCGTGGTCGCCGGGCGCATCGCCGCGCTCAGCGGCCAGCCGCTCGCCTTCATCGTCGCGGTGCTGCTGATCATCGTGTGGGGCGCGACCGGGCCGATGTTCGGCTATTCGGACACCTGGCAGCTGATCGTGAACACCTCGACCACGATCGTCACCTTCCTGATGGTGTTCCTGATCCAGAACTCGCAGAATCGCGACGCCGCGGCGATGCAGGCCAAGCTCGACGAGCTGATCCGCGCGGTCGACAAGGCGCGCGGCCAGTTCGTCGGCATCGAGCATATGAGCGATACCGAGATTGAGCGCATCCGCCACGACCTTGAGGAGGAGTGCCGGATCGAGGAGGAGGGCGGAAAGGTTTATCACAAGCCCAAGCCCACCGAGACGGTCGAGCGGCTGCGCCGGCGCTATTGA
- the thiE gene encoding thiamine phosphate synthase: MDEDDLPPLGPEFAAQFVRDDKRPACQLYLISPLDVTGGFADRLARALDAGPVAAFQFRVKDIDQHEAARLAEPLLRVCADREVAFIVNDSVSLAKRLGADGVHLGQGDGDPREARAILGPSAQIGVTCHDSRHLAMEAGEAGADYVAFGAFYPTTTKETTHRPDPAILSWWTTLFELPCVAIGGITADNAAPLVAAGADFLAVSGAVWNFDEAEAVQRFHRVLAGA; encoded by the coding sequence ATGGACGAAGACGATCTGCCTCCGCTCGGCCCCGAATTCGCCGCGCAGTTCGTGCGCGACGATAAGCGCCCGGCCTGCCAGCTCTATTTGATCTCGCCGCTCGACGTGACGGGCGGGTTCGCCGACCGGCTCGCCCGCGCGCTCGACGCCGGCCCAGTCGCGGCGTTCCAGTTCCGTGTGAAGGACATCGACCAGCACGAGGCGGCGCGTCTCGCCGAGCCGCTGCTGCGCGTCTGCGCCGATCGCGAGGTCGCGTTCATCGTCAACGACAGCGTCAGCCTGGCGAAGCGGCTCGGCGCCGACGGCGTGCATCTGGGGCAGGGCGATGGCGACCCGCGCGAGGCGCGCGCGATCCTCGGCCCCTCGGCGCAGATCGGCGTGACCTGCCACGACAGCCGCCATCTCGCGATGGAAGCGGGGGAGGCGGGCGCCGACTATGTCGCGTTCGGCGCCTTCTATCCGACGACGACCAAGGAGACGACGCATCGCCCCGATCCGGCGATCCTGTCGTGGTGGACGACGCTGTTCGAGTTGCCCTGCGTCGCGATCGGCGGGATCACGGCGGACAATGCCGCGCCGCTGGTTGCTGCCGGGGCGGATTTCCTCGCGGTGTCGGGCGCGGTATGGAACTTCGACGAAGCCGAGGCCGTTCAGCGGTTCCATCGCGTCCTTGCGGGGGCGTAA